In the genome of Gemmatimonas aurantiaca, the window GGGATACCTCGAGCAAAGCAACTACGGCACATCTCCTCATTGGTCGCAGATGGATGGGCTTGGCCTGCACTACCTTCTAACTGGAGATGAACAATCGCGATACGCAATCACCCGTGTTACAACAACACTTTGGTACTTTAGAGTGCGGGTTGGCTTGGGTACCAAAACGTCTGCAGATATCGAAAATCGAATTCGCGCGCGCGTACTCATGGCTCATCTGTGGGCCTGGAGATTGAGCGACAGTCCGGCAACGTTGGCTGCTGAGCTCGAAAGTGCATACACCGCCGTGCTGAGTGCTCAAGAATCAGATGGCTCGTATCGATTCACAGCCTACTGCAACCAATCCCTGAACTACATGGATGGAATGCTCAATGAAGCGTTGATTCAGATCTATCAGTTGTTCCGTGAGGATTCTCGAATTCTAACAGCAGTCGAAAAGAATACAAATTGGCTATGGTCACAGTGGGTGCCGACCGCTCAAGGCTTCAAGTATCTACCAGCCGCCTGTACAGGGGTTGGAGATACAGCGCCGGTGCCTGAACTCAACAGTCTCATTGTAAACGGCTACGCCTGGGTGTACACTAAGACTCGTTCAAATACCGCAGCGACCAGAGCAGACGCCATTTTCAAGGGCTCTGTTGAGAAGTCTTTTCTCTACGGCTCAAAGCAGTTCAACCAGCAATACAGTACCAGTTGGAGGTACTTCGCATACCGATCGCAATGACGACGGTATTCGGTTCATTTTCAGGGACCCTGGCGAGCCGAGACGCCTCTTCGACGAGAGCCCGCAAGATCCTCACATCGCATCTTGTGGGTTTCTTAGTTCTGCCGCTCTTTCGATATACACATATCGGAATCCCATAGTTCTACAGACGCCGACATAGGCACTGAGAGCAAACGCTGCCCATTCACCGTCATTTCAGACAGTGAAACAATACCCAGTTATCGAGACTCAGTCAGTGATCGGAACGCCTGTGGGCCGAGATAAGATCCGTGTGCTCTATCTGGAGTATGCGATCGCATGGGGCGGGTCTGGCAAGAGCCTTATCGAGCTGATTGATGCGCAAGAAAACGTGGAGGCGACTATACTGACGAGAATTCCGTTTCCCGACAGTGTGCTTGATGGAACCAAAGTGCGCTACGAAATGGCTCGTATTCCTCGTTGGGTATCTCGTTTTCCGTCCTATATACGTGAAGTGATGGAGGATGCATACTGGATCTATGCAATCGTGCGAATTGCGAAATCCAGCAGAGCAGACATCCTGCATCTCAACAATGGAATTTCTTACAATCTCGCAAGCATGATAGCAGCGAGGTTGCTTAACATTCCATTCGTAGTTCACCAACGAGGCTGGGAGAAGCCAAGAAGGCGCCTTTCGCTTGCGCGTCGCTTACTCGGCCGATTCCCCGTTCTCGCAATTTCTGAAGCCGTCGAGAGACATCTACATTCCTCGATTGATTCGGATCTCAATGTTCGGGCAATATACGATGTCGTAAAACACCCAAGTATGGTAAATCGCCAAACGCCTAAGAACGGAGTCATAACGATTGGAATGCACGGGATGCTTACGCCATGGAAGGGGCAACTTCTGCTAGTGGAGGCAGCAGCCTACCTGCGCACCCATCATCATTTGAAATTGCGTTACAAAATTGCAGGAGCTCCGGTGGCTGGCGCTGAACAGTATGCGGCCGATCTACGTGCGGCAATTGAAGCGGCTGATCTCTGCGAACAGTTTGAATTGGTGGGATTAGTGGAAGACGTGTATGGATTCTTGGAGACACTGGACATTTCTGTTCACGCGTCTTTAGCTCCTGAGCCTCTTGGCAGGGTAATTGTCGAAGCACAACTGGCAGGTGTTCCAGTCATTGCGTCCGGAGAAGCTGGTGCGCTTGAGCTATTGGTCGATGGAGCTGGCGTGTCGTTCAGGCCGGGCGATGCTCTTGCTTTGGCTGAGTGCATTCGCGATCTCGTGCTCAACACAGAGAAGCGACATCAGAT includes:
- a CDS encoding glycosyltransferase, producing MLYLEYAIAWGGSGKSLIELIDAQENVEATILTRIPFPDSVLDGTKVRYEMARIPRWVSRFPSYIREVMEDAYWIYAIVRIAKSSRADILHLNNGISYNLASMIAARLLNIPFVVHQRGWEKPRRRLSLARRLLGRFPVLAISEAVERHLHSSIDSDLNVRAIYDVVKHPSMVNRQTPKNGVITIGMHGMLTPWKGQLLLVEAAAYLRTHHHLKLRYKIAGAPVAGAEQYAADLRAAIEAADLCEQFELVGLVEDVYGFLETLDISVHASLAPEPLGRVIVEAQLAGVPVIASGEAGALELLVDGAGVSFRPGDALALAECIRDLVLNTEKRHQMAISALTSSRIRFDERRLALAVRGVYESLIISNRPA